In Anaerolineales bacterium, the following proteins share a genomic window:
- a CDS encoding single-stranded DNA-binding protein yields MSRGLNKVQIIGHLGREPEMRYTPSGKPVTTFTVAVSRSWSSTDGERHSETEWFNIVAFGNLAETCKQYLVKGKQVYIDGRLQTRRWDDKEGVKHTSIEIVAGEMIMLGDRRDHANQQSQAPAESESHEGEASPFEDEFPF; encoded by the coding sequence ATGAGCCGAGGATTGAATAAGGTTCAGATTATCGGTCACTTGGGGCGCGAACCGGAGATGCGTTACACGCCCTCCGGCAAACCGGTGACCACGTTTACGGTGGCAGTCAGCCGCTCGTGGAGTTCCACCGACGGCGAGCGTCATAGCGAAACCGAATGGTTCAATATCGTCGCCTTCGGCAACCTTGCCGAAACGTGCAAGCAATATCTCGTGAAGGGCAAGCAGGTCTACATTGACGGACGCCTGCAAACCCGCCGCTGGGACGATAAAGAAGGCGTTAAGCACACGAGCATCGAGATCGTTGCCGGCGAGATGATCATGCTTGGCGACCGGCGCGATCATGCTAACCAACAATCTCAGGCGCCCGCCGAATCAGAATCGCACGAGGGCGAGGCGTCTCCGTTCGAGGATGAATTTCCATTCTAA
- a CDS encoding peptidylprolyl isomerase has protein sequence MSNQSSPPKPATKKHIARLERERRQVRLIRWIVFGCIALVAGIIGYGYLDLNYLQLNDPVAEVNGEIITTRQWQERVQVQRYILLNQYNQAVFQQNFGIDTSQQQQSILLTMQQPILLGQQALDALVDETLIRQQAKKLGITVSEQEVDEAIQSAYNFFPNGTETPAPTATEFALPTLSSQQLTLYPSTATPTKFLTPTPTQTSTPDPAVTSTATATQAPPTPTFVPLPATATATPYTLDGFNNVYATSVASFDADGISEKTLRSIYEANLLREKVFEAVTADTPHTEEQVWARHILVEDARTSGIVRSLLIGGKDFAEAAKEFSKDTGSGMSGGDLGWFGRGMMVAEFENAAFSQKVGEIGEPVQSQFGYHIIQVLGHTDVPLSESQYEQKRQTEFSEWLEQVKKDSAILIHEEWRDRVPPAPAGFGQQ, from the coding sequence ATGTCCAATCAAAGTTCTCCACCCAAACCTGCCACCAAGAAGCACATCGCGCGCCTTGAGCGCGAAAGGCGGCAGGTGAGATTGATCCGCTGGATCGTGTTCGGTTGTATCGCGCTCGTGGCGGGGATCATCGGCTACGGTTATCTCGACTTGAACTATCTGCAACTCAACGATCCCGTTGCAGAAGTGAACGGAGAGATCATCACGACCCGTCAATGGCAGGAACGCGTGCAGGTACAACGCTACATCTTGCTGAACCAATACAATCAGGCTGTGTTCCAGCAGAATTTTGGAATTGATACCAGCCAGCAACAACAGAGCATTCTGCTCACTATGCAACAGCCCATTTTGCTTGGGCAACAGGCGCTGGATGCCCTCGTGGATGAAACGCTCATCCGCCAACAGGCAAAAAAACTTGGCATCACTGTCAGCGAGCAAGAAGTGGACGAGGCGATTCAAAGCGCTTACAACTTTTTCCCTAACGGGACAGAGACGCCTGCCCCCACAGCGACTGAGTTTGCTCTTCCTACGCTTTCGTCCCAGCAGTTGACGTTGTACCCTTCTACGGCAACGCCGACGAAATTTCTGACCCCGACGCCCACGCAGACAAGTACACCGGATCCTGCTGTGACTTCAACTGCTACGGCTACGCAAGCGCCTCCCACCCCGACGTTTGTCCCGCTCCCTGCGACGGCAACTGCCACTCCATACACGCTCGATGGTTTCAACAATGTGTATGCCACATCGGTCGCGAGTTTCGATGCCGATGGGATCAGCGAGAAAACGCTGCGTTCGATCTATGAAGCGAACTTGCTCCGCGAGAAAGTGTTTGAGGCGGTCACTGCAGATACGCCTCACACCGAGGAGCAGGTCTGGGCTCGCCATATCCTTGTGGAGGATGCGCGCACTTCCGGCATCGTCCGCTCGTTATTGATCGGCGGCAAGGATTTTGCCGAAGCCGCGAAAGAATTTTCGAAGGATACCGGCTCCGGTATGTCCGGCGGAGATTTGGGCTGGTTTGGCAGGGGTATGATGGTGGCTGAGTTCGAAAACGCCGCGTTCAGCCAGAAGGTTGGTGAGATCGGCGAACCGGTGCAGAGCCAGTTCGGTTATCATATCATTCAAGTGCTTGGTCATACTGATGTTCCGTTAAGCGAGAGTCAGTACGAACAAAAACGCCAGACCGAGTTCAGTGAGTGGCTTGAACAGGTGAAGAAAGATTCTGCCATTTTGATCCATGAAGAATGGCGCGACCGTGTGCCTCCCGCGCCGGCGGGTTTTGGTCAGCAATAA
- the recJ gene encoding single-stranded-DNA-specific exonuclease RecJ: MTRWLDPHPVDIPASFADLDLPPLIQQTLVRRGIATPESARAFLHPEETPSTPFPNIETAVEIIQHHIEQKNKICVWGDFDVDGQTSTALLVQTLQSLGADVVYYIPIRGKESHGVHIESLTPILDSGVKLLVTCDTGITAHEAIEYANSRGVDVVVTDHHDLGETLPNAKAIVNPKLLPEGHALKNLAGVGVAYKLAEALLSTADFSRLAVPTEVGSTLLDLVALGLVADVALLQGETRSLAQKGIRQLRQTNRLGLKVLAELSNTNLESLTEETIGFTFAPRLNALGRLSDANPAVELLITNNQARARVLAAQIEGLNAQRRLLTSQVTEAAEAQLREHPELLNEPAIVLSHPNWPGGVVGIVANRLVDRYRKPALLLTESDDGILRGSARSVEGLHITEAISLQKESLLSFGGHPMAAGLSLQKENLASFRRGLGKAIEKQLGEVIREEPTLQIGAWLGLNEINLELADAIEALAPFGAGNPKLTFATRGAILKSVTEIGTSKEHLRLTVGDEEDNVQSVLWWGGAGEELPETGSRIDIAYSVRASTFRGEKQAAVTFEEFRVVEEKAVEVRERRLEIRDWRLETGRIHSLQADVLVWAEGADKAKGKSRFELYPADELVIYTTPASPAVLRAALEVVKPKIVSVIAVPPTKEKTDGFLARLAGMAKFVINNKGGKVSVNELAVATAQRVEAARIGLEWLSAGGHVSAVSEGEAVLLSAGTGEADQYLQKELFVAVRGILEETAAYREYVARAKIESLFAE, encoded by the coding sequence ATGACTCGCTGGCTCGACCCTCATCCTGTAGACATCCCCGCTTCATTCGCGGACCTCGACCTGCCTCCGCTTATTCAGCAGACTCTCGTCCGACGCGGCATCGCCACACCCGAATCTGCCCGCGCGTTCCTTCACCCCGAAGAGACTCCCTCCACGCCATTTCCAAACATTGAAACAGCTGTTGAGATCATCCAACATCACATCGAACAAAAAAATAAAATTTGCGTCTGGGGCGACTTCGACGTGGACGGGCAGACTTCCACTGCTTTGCTTGTGCAAACGCTCCAATCCCTCGGCGCGGATGTGGTGTACTACATTCCGATTCGTGGCAAAGAGAGTCACGGCGTTCACATCGAATCGTTGACTCCGATTCTCGATAGCGGCGTCAAACTCCTCGTCACTTGCGACACAGGCATCACCGCCCACGAAGCGATTGAGTACGCCAACTCGCGCGGCGTGGATGTGGTCGTCACCGATCATCACGATTTGGGCGAAACACTCCCAAATGCGAAAGCGATCGTCAATCCAAAATTGTTACCCGAGGGTCATGCGCTCAAGAATCTCGCGGGGGTTGGGGTTGCATACAAACTCGCGGAAGCGTTGCTCAGTACCGCCGACTTTAGTCGGCTGGCTGTGCCGACTGAAGTCGGCAGTACACTCCTCGACCTCGTCGCCCTCGGACTCGTCGCCGACGTTGCCCTGCTTCAAGGCGAGACGCGCTCACTGGCGCAAAAAGGGATTCGCCAACTTCGCCAAACAAACCGCCTCGGCTTGAAAGTGTTGGCAGAACTCTCGAACACGAATCTCGAATCGCTGACCGAAGAGACCATCGGCTTCACGTTCGCGCCGCGATTGAATGCGTTGGGAAGATTGAGCGACGCCAATCCCGCTGTCGAATTACTAATTACCAATAACCAAGCACGCGCCCGCGTCCTCGCCGCACAGATCGAAGGACTCAACGCGCAAAGACGCTTGCTCACGAGTCAAGTCACGGAGGCGGCGGAGGCGCAACTACGCGAGCACCCCGAATTGTTGAATGAACCCGCGATTGTACTGTCGCATCCCAACTGGCCCGGTGGCGTGGTGGGGATCGTAGCGAATCGTCTCGTTGACCGTTATCGCAAACCCGCGTTGCTCCTCACCGAATCGGACGATGGAATTTTGCGCGGCTCGGCACGTTCGGTTGAGGGATTGCACATCACCGAAGCGATCTCGTTGCAAAAGGAATCGCTTTTGAGTTTTGGCGGTCATCCCATGGCGGCGGGACTGTCGCTTCAAAAAGAGAATCTCGCTTCGTTTCGTAGAGGACTCGGCAAAGCCATCGAAAAACAACTCGGAGAAGTAATCCGCGAAGAGCCGACGTTGCAAATCGGCGCGTGGCTTGGCTTGAATGAAATCAACCTTGAATTGGCTGATGCCATCGAAGCGCTCGCTCCGTTCGGCGCGGGAAATCCCAAACTCACGTTTGCGACGCGCGGCGCGATCTTGAAATCCGTTACAGAGATCGGCACGTCGAAAGAACATCTGCGCTTGACGGTTGGCGATGAGGAAGACAACGTGCAAAGCGTTTTGTGGTGGGGCGGCGCGGGCGAGGAATTGCCAGAAACGGGAAGCCGCATTGACATCGCGTATTCCGTCCGCGCTTCGACGTTTCGCGGCGAGAAGCAGGCGGCGGTGACGTTCGAGGAGTTTCGCGTTGTTGAGGAAAAGGCGGTTGAAGTTCGAGAGCGGAGATTGGAGATTCGCGACTGGCGATTGGAGACTGGTCGGATTCATTCTTTGCAGGCGGATGTTCTCGTTTGGGCGGAGGGAGCGGATAAAGCGAAGGGAAAGTCGCGGTTTGAGTTGTATCCCGCCGATGAATTGGTGATTTACACAACGCCCGCCTCGCCAGCCGTGTTGCGCGCCGCGTTGGAAGTCGTCAAACCGAAGATCGTTTCTGTGATCGCCGTGCCGCCGACAAAAGAAAAAACGGATGGGTTCCTCGCGCGGCTGGCAGGCATGGCAAAGTTTGTGATCAACAACAAAGGCGGGAAGGTTTCGGTCAACGAGTTGGCGGTCGCGACGGCGCAACGCGTCGAGGCGGCGCGAATCGGCTTGGAGTGGCTATCGGCTGGGGGTCATGTATCAGCCGTATCGGAGGGCGAAGCGGTTCTTTTATCCGCTGGCACTGGCGAGGCGGACCAATATCTGCAAAAGGAATTGTTCGTCGCAGTGCGGGGAATCCTTGAAGAGACGGCAGCGTATCGCGAGTATGTCGCGCGCGCGAAGATCGAGAGTTTGTTCGCCGAATAG
- the rpsF gene encoding 30S ribosomal protein S6 produces the protein MRNYELVCIIQPELDETAFKGAVERVQGWVTESGGTVDKVDVWGRRRLAYPIRKQREGQYVLLNLTLEPKTTGELERNIRFLEPVMRHMLVAVS, from the coding sequence ATGCGAAACTATGAATTGGTCTGCATCATCCAGCCCGAACTGGATGAGACCGCTTTTAAAGGCGCGGTTGAACGCGTTCAAGGCTGGGTCACTGAATCCGGCGGAACCGTAGACAAAGTGGATGTTTGGGGTCGCCGCAGGCTGGCGTATCCCATCCGCAAACAGCGCGAAGGACAGTACGTTCTGCTCAACCTGACGCTCGAACCGAAGACGACCGGCGAACTGGAACGCAACATCCGCTTCCTTGAACCGGTGATGCGTCACATGCTTGTTGCTGTTTCATAA
- the smc gene encoding chromosome segregation protein SMC: MPLRLKSLELQGYKTFASKSVFEFAGGITAIVGPNGSGKSNIADALRWVLGEQSYTLLRGKKTEDMIFNGSEHRARAGMASAHILFDNTNGWLPIDFSEVGMTRRAYRDGHNDYLLNDQHVRLRDLNELLAASGLSERTYTILGQGLVDASLALKADERRRLFEEAAGVGLYRVRREEALKRLENTTRNLERVLDIMSELEPRLRSLERQAKRAIEYSRAQADLKVILREWYGYHWHHAQQELTTAKDAVKAQEARVNEAREAHQKAQAEYNAFREKFIGSRSQLNAWHRASAELHSQREEVSRELAVLEERRRSLLASQTSVFAEQERAGDEEKVVRARIEEVEQEFVRLQAEYNEAQKQLSDAQLKLQSGQSDRAALEEKLNAARAQIETWTMQRAESQARLGELKSRLESLQTRSSEAEKAVEAAETTSRTVSENYAEARKRREETENQLRIAQAKVESGKKEVEGLEGERRARNEERANRLAEHTRFKTQLEVIEQAEQSLAGYAEGARFLLEAAQQFKLKRARGALSAALDVPAELETAISAALGDALDAIMLDADEIEDALQLLESNNAGRAVLLPIENNSYQPLTKPNDESCLGVASELLNVNDEFRAAARALLGQTIIVRDRVSARRLIRDLPTHARAVTLRGEVFRGDGLIVAGKTASSSALSRPRQKRELTEALSVLGAQIESLNGEVDSLSARITDAARGVSQAESEARESRVSVEKAQESEKQAELESEAARRQLEWQKSQHIQLKSEMDEAAKSQASLKQSLSEIEARSAGAQEDVRALSLQLSETDLAETQNQATYWGTRAAVSERALEDARGRKEERGKEVERFDARRMEIASRLSEVNTSFGELENSKTSLREREGMLQAQIEELRVKIDPVEKDLESAEQEEARLQDGEANAGRGLATGERLHGQVQLELMRKQESLDNLQQKITDDFGLVMFDYAADVAGPVPLPFEGMIEELPVVTEISPDLETQLTQNRARMRRMGPINPEAKQEFDAESERYSFMRTQVDDLRKAEADLRQVIAELDELTKQSFSKTFDAVDKQFRAMFTRLFGGGSARLALTDPDNLVETGIEIEARLPGRREQGLALLSGGERSLTAVALVFALLKVSPTPVCVMDEVDAMLDEANVGRFRDLLLELSKETQFIVITHNRNTVQAADVIYGITMGRDSASQIVSLRLDQVTDEMMKRG; encoded by the coding sequence ATGCCGCTTAGACTCAAATCACTCGAACTGCAAGGATATAAAACATTCGCATCGAAGAGCGTCTTCGAATTCGCGGGTGGCATCACCGCCATTGTGGGACCGAACGGTTCGGGCAAATCGAACATCGCGGACGCGCTCCGCTGGGTGTTGGGCGAGCAATCGTACACGCTGTTGCGCGGCAAGAAGACCGAAGACATGATCTTCAACGGCTCCGAACACCGCGCCCGCGCAGGGATGGCTTCGGCGCACATTCTCTTCGATAACACGAACGGCTGGCTTCCGATTGACTTCAGCGAAGTCGGGATGACGCGCCGCGCCTATCGCGACGGTCACAACGATTATTTGCTGAACGATCAGCACGTGCGCTTGCGCGACCTCAACGAGTTACTCGCCGCGTCTGGCTTGTCGGAGCGGACCTACACGATTCTCGGTCAGGGACTTGTAGACGCCTCGCTAGCATTGAAAGCGGACGAAAGACGCCGCTTGTTCGAAGAGGCGGCAGGCGTGGGACTGTATCGCGTCCGCCGCGAAGAAGCGTTGAAGCGGCTCGAAAACACGACGCGCAATCTCGAACGCGTGCTGGATATCATGTCCGAGTTGGAGCCGCGCTTGCGAAGCCTTGAACGACAGGCGAAACGCGCCATCGAATATTCCCGCGCCCAAGCGGATTTGAAGGTAATTCTGCGCGAATGGTATGGCTATCACTGGCATCACGCGCAACAAGAACTGACGACCGCTAAGGATGCGGTGAAAGCGCAGGAGGCGCGCGTGAACGAGGCGCGCGAGGCTCATCAAAAAGCGCAGGCGGAGTACAATGCGTTCCGTGAAAAATTCATCGGCTCGCGTTCGCAACTCAACGCGTGGCATCGCGCTTCAGCGGAATTGCACAGCCAACGCGAAGAGGTCAGCCGCGAACTCGCTGTGTTGGAAGAACGCCGCAGGTCGTTGCTTGCATCGCAAACTTCCGTGTTTGCCGAACAGGAACGCGCTGGCGATGAAGAGAAAGTCGTTCGCGCGCGGATCGAGGAAGTGGAACAGGAGTTCGTCCGCCTGCAAGCGGAATACAACGAAGCGCAAAAACAATTGAGCGACGCGCAACTCAAGCTCCAAAGCGGACAATCCGACCGCGCCGCGCTCGAAGAAAAACTGAACGCCGCGCGCGCTCAAATCGAAACATGGACGATGCAACGCGCTGAATCGCAGGCGCGGCTAGGTGAGTTGAAGTCTCGTCTTGAAAGTTTACAGACGCGGTCGAGCGAAGCGGAAAAAGCTGTTGAAGCGGCTGAGACGACTTCGCGCACGGTCAGCGAAAATTATGCGGAGGCGAGGAAGAGGCGGGAAGAGACAGAGAATCAGTTACGAATCGCGCAAGCGAAAGTGGAAAGCGGTAAAAAGGAAGTTGAGGGGCTTGAGGGTGAACGGCGCGCGAGAAACGAAGAACGCGCGAACAGACTTGCCGAGCATACACGCTTCAAAACGCAACTTGAAGTGATCGAGCAAGCCGAACAGTCGCTGGCGGGGTATGCCGAAGGCGCGCGCTTTTTGCTCGAAGCCGCCCAGCAATTCAAACTCAAACGCGCGCGGGGCGCGTTGAGCGCGGCGCTCGATGTCCCTGCCGAGCTCGAAACCGCCATCTCTGCGGCTTTGGGCGATGCGCTCGATGCGATCATGCTCGATGCGGACGAGATCGAAGATGCCCTGCAATTGCTTGAGTCGAATAACGCGGGGCGCGCGGTATTGCTTCCGATTGAGAACAATTCATATCAACCGCTCACGAAGCCGAACGACGAATCGTGTTTGGGCGTCGCATCCGAATTATTGAACGTCAACGATGAATTCCGCGCGGCGGCACGCGCCCTGCTTGGGCAGACGATTATCGTGCGCGACCGCGTTAGCGCGCGGCGGTTGATTCGGGATTTGCCGACGCACGCGCGCGCGGTGACGTTGCGCGGCGAAGTCTTCCGCGGCGACGGTTTGATCGTCGCTGGGAAGACCGCTTCATCATCCGCTTTGAGTCGTCCGCGCCAAAAGCGGGAGTTAACCGAAGCCTTATCCGTGCTAGGCGCGCAGATCGAGTCGCTGAACGGCGAGGTGGATTCGCTTTCCGCTCGCATCACGGACGCGGCGCGGGGGGTGAGTCAAGCCGAGAGCGAGGCGCGCGAATCACGCGTCAGTGTGGAGAAGGCTCAAGAGTCCGAGAAGCAGGCTGAATTGGAGTCTGAAGCGGCTCGTCGTCAGTTGGAATGGCAGAAGAGTCAACACATCCAATTAAAAAGTGAAATGGATGAGGCGGCGAAGTCGCAAGCGAGTCTGAAACAATCGCTATCTGAAATTGAAGCTCGGTCGGCAGGCGCGCAGGAGGATGTGCGAGCGCTGTCGTTACAATTGAGCGAGACTGATCTGGCAGAGACGCAAAATCAGGCGACGTATTGGGGCACGCGCGCGGCAGTGTCGGAGCGCGCGCTGGAGGATGCGCGCGGGAGAAAAGAGGAAAGAGGAAAAGAGGTTGAGCGATTCGATGCGCGCAGGATGGAAATTGCATCGCGGTTGAGCGAGGTGAATACGTCGTTCGGAGAATTGGAGAATTCAAAAACGTCGTTGCGGGAACGCGAGGGGATGTTGCAAGCGCAGATCGAAGAGTTGCGCGTGAAAATTGATCCCGTTGAAAAAGATTTGGAATCGGCGGAGCAGGAAGAGGCGCGCTTGCAAGACGGCGAAGCCAACGCAGGGCGCGGACTTGCAACGGGCGAGCGTTTGCATGGGCAAGTGCAATTGGAGTTGATGAGGAAGCAAGAGTCGCTTGATAATTTGCAACAGAAGATCACCGACGATTTCGGTTTAGTGATGTTCGATTACGCGGCAGATGTGGCGGGACCCGTGCCGTTGCCCTTTGAGGGTATGATCGAAGAATTGCCTGTGGTGACGGAAATTTCACCCGATCTCGAAACGCAATTGACTCAAAACCGCGCCCGCATGAGGCGGATGGGTCCGATCAACCCCGAAGCGAAACAGGAGTTCGACGCCGAGTCGGAACGTTATTCGTTCATGCGCACGCAAGTGGACGATCTCCGCAAAGCCGAAGCGGACTTGCGGCAGGTCATCGCCGAACTTGATGAATTGACAAAGCAATCGTTCTCGAAAACGTTCGACGCAGTGGATAAACAATTCCGCGCGATGTTCACGCGTTTGTTCGGCGGCGGCTCGGCGCGGCTGGCGTTGACCGACCCCGATAATTTGGTCGAAACGGGAATCGAGATCGAAGCGCGTTTGCCAGGTCGGCGCGAGCAGGGACTGGCTCTGCTCTCAGGCGGCGAGCGGAGTTTGACTGCCGTCGCGTTGGTGTTTGCGTTGCTCAAAGTTTCACCGACGCCTGTCTGTGTGATGGATGAGGTGGACGCGATGCTCGATGAGGCGAACGTCGGTCGCTTCCGCGATCTGCTGTTGGAGTTGAGCAAGGAGACGCAGTTCATCGTCATCACGCACAACCGCAACACCGTCCAAGCGGCGGATGTGATTTACGGCATCACGATGGGACGCGACTCGGCGAGTCAGATCGTGAGTTTGAGGCTGGATCAGGTGACGGATGAGATGATGAAGCGAGGCTAG
- the rnc gene encoding ribonuclease III has product MSTNTASRDFESASDLSVRLGLPFSNLSLLTRALTHRSYVNENPSASQDNERLEFLGDAVLDFIVGAWAYNRFPELREGDLTKIRSALVRNEQLAKFARKLELGSALRLGRGEHLSGGHLRDALLGSTFEALIGAIYLDSGLGGVDAFVNPLFEETRESILTKIHDSKSQLQEWAQAQKMSAPRYRTVSTTGPDHAKEFEVEVEVAGQVAGRGRGTSTHAAQRAAAQDAMENLGIG; this is encoded by the coding sequence GTGTCCACAAATACCGCCTCGCGGGATTTCGAATCCGCTTCTGACCTCAGCGTCAGGCTGGGTTTGCCCTTTTCAAATTTATCCCTCCTTACGCGCGCCCTCACCCACCGATCCTACGTCAACGAGAACCCCAGCGCTTCACAGGATAACGAACGCCTCGAGTTTCTCGGGGATGCTGTTCTCGATTTTATCGTCGGCGCGTGGGCATATAACCGCTTCCCTGAACTGCGCGAGGGAGACCTGACGAAGATCCGTTCGGCTCTCGTGCGCAATGAACAACTGGCAAAATTCGCGCGCAAACTGGAACTCGGATCCGCTCTTCGGCTGGGACGCGGCGAACACCTCTCCGGCGGGCATTTGCGCGACGCGTTGTTGGGGTCCACTTTCGAGGCGTTGATCGGCGCCATCTACTTGGATTCAGGCTTGGGGGGGGTGGATGCGTTTGTCAATCCGCTCTTCGAGGAAACGCGCGAATCCATCCTTACGAAAATCCACGACTCGAAGAGTCAACTGCAGGAGTGGGCGCAGGCACAAAAGATGAGCGCGCCGCGTTATCGAACCGTCTCGACCACAGGACCCGACCACGCCAAAGAATTCGAAGTGGAAGTGGAAGTGGCGGGACAAGTGGCAGGTCGCGGACGCGGGACCAGCACGCACGCCGCGCAACGCGCCGCCGCGCAGGACGCAATGGAAAATTTGGGAATAGGGTAA
- the rpsR gene encoding 30S ribosomal protein S18 — translation MAEEREQRRSSEGGEGGERRFFAKPKFCQFCADKSLVIDYKKTDLLRKYVGEDGRIRPRRQTGACARHQRAVAAAVKQARQIALFPFTGAHADDNR, via the coding sequence ATGGCTGAAGAAAGAGAACAACGCAGATCGTCGGAAGGCGGCGAGGGCGGCGAACGCCGTTTCTTTGCGAAACCCAAATTCTGTCAATTCTGCGCAGATAAATCGCTGGTTATTGATTACAAGAAGACCGACCTGCTTCGCAAATATGTAGGCGAAGACGGGCGGATCCGCCCGCGCCGGCAGACCGGCGCGTGCGCGAGACATCAGCGCGCGGTCGCGGCGGCTGTCAAGCAAGCCCGGCAGATCGCTTTGTTCCCCTTTACGGGGGCGCACGCGGACGACAATCGCTGA
- a CDS encoding aminotransferase class III-fold pyridoxal phosphate-dependent enzyme, whose protein sequence is MFDLPDDEVVALSKEHVFYTWSAQAKVNPLAVKRAKGVYFWDVDDKRYLDFNSMTMCVNIGHGDERIIKAMQEQAAELPYAAPGMTTKIRALAAKTVADITPHQALTKVLFTLGGADANENAIKLARGYTRRHKILTRYRSYHGATAGAMAATGDPRRVAWEPNLMTGVVHFLDPYRYRSTFHRTNADISEEEFTRDYLNHLEEIILYEGPESIAAILMESVTGTNGIIIPPDGYMQGVRALCDKYGIVMIADEVMSGFGRTGKWFAIEHWDVVPDIITMAKGLTSAYAPLGAVAMKPKIAAAFNDTPFESGLTYTSHPISLAAAVANIRAMKDDQIPQRAAGMGPVLKRMLNDLGEAHPSVGEVRSIGLFGILELVKDRKTKEPMAPWNQSSPAMNALKKYCLDHGLFLYTHWHTVLIIPPLIVTEEQLREGFEVLDKALEITDKETA, encoded by the coding sequence ATGTTCGATCTCCCCGACGATGAAGTTGTAGCGCTTTCGAAAGAGCATGTTTTTTACACGTGGTCGGCGCAGGCAAAAGTCAACCCGCTCGCGGTGAAGCGCGCCAAGGGCGTATATTTTTGGGATGTGGACGACAAGCGCTACCTCGACTTCAATTCGATGACCATGTGCGTCAACATCGGTCACGGCGATGAGCGCATCATCAAAGCCATGCAGGAACAGGCGGCAGAGCTCCCCTACGCTGCGCCCGGCATGACGACGAAAATCCGCGCGCTCGCCGCGAAAACCGTTGCGGATATAACCCCGCATCAAGCGCTGACGAAAGTCCTGTTCACCCTCGGCGGCGCGGATGCCAATGAGAACGCGATCAAACTCGCGCGCGGCTACACGCGGCGGCACAAAATTTTGACTCGCTACCGTTCTTACCACGGGGCGACTGCCGGCGCGATGGCAGCCACCGGCGACCCCCGCCGCGTCGCGTGGGAGCCAAACTTGATGACCGGCGTCGTCCACTTCCTCGACCCGTATCGTTATCGCTCCACCTTCCATCGCACGAACGCGGACATTTCCGAAGAGGAGTTCACGCGCGATTATTTGAACCACCTCGAGGAGATCATCCTCTACGAGGGACCCGAATCCATCGCCGCGATCCTGATGGAGTCGGTCACTGGCACGAACGGAATCATCATCCCGCCAGATGGATACATGCAAGGTGTGCGCGCTCTGTGCGACAAATACGGCATCGTGATGATCGCCGACGAAGTGATGAGCGGATTCGGCCGCACCGGCAAATGGTTTGCCATCGAACACTGGGACGTTGTGCCGGATATCATCACCATGGCAAAGGGTCTCACCTCCGCCTACGCGCCGCTGGGCGCGGTGGCAATGAAGCCGAAGATCGCCGCCGCGTTCAACGACACACCATTCGAGAGCGGACTCACGTACACCTCCCATCCCATTTCGCTGGCGGCGGCGGTGGCGAACATCCGCGCGATGAAGGACGATCAAATTCCCCAACGCGCGGCAGGCATGGGTCCGGTGTTGAAGCGGATGTTGAACGATCTCGGCGAAGCGCATCCCTCCGTTGGCGAAGTCCGCTCGATCGGTCTATTCGGCATCCTTGAATTGGTCAAAGACCGTAAAACGAAAGAGCCGATGGCGCCGTGGAACCAATCTTCGCCCGCGATGAACGCATTGAAAAAATATTGCCTCGATCACGGTTTATTTTTATACACACATTGGCATACAGTGTTGATCATCCCGCCGTTGATCGTCACGGAAGAGCAATTGCGCGAGGGCTTTGAAGTTTTGGACAAGGCGCTGGAGATCACAGACAAAGAGACTGCGTGA